The Neobacillus sp. PS3-34 genome has a window encoding:
- a CDS encoding DNA-3-methyladenine glycosylase: MWHETIQIEGPYNFDRVLDRLSMDPLNQLDRSERSLKLPLLADDKPFVIIIKATGSVEEPSFELAGTDDAHKISIIERTAEIFRWNVPLKDIYDHFQQTDLNEIFQQHLGTPIVLDFDPFGCLLKCIIHQQLNLSFAHTLTERFVKTFGYEIDGVWFYPQSETVAALTVEQLRELQFSGRKAEYVIGIAQAVANGELDIDALKNESEEVIFNKLIKLKGICLWTVQNFMMFGLGRPNLFPTADIGLQNALKKLYQLEAKPTLAEMESYVEGWNPYLSYASLYLWRSIE; this comes from the coding sequence GTGTGGCATGAAACGATACAAATTGAAGGTCCTTATAATTTTGACCGTGTGCTTGATAGGCTGTCAATGGATCCCTTAAATCAACTGGATCGCTCCGAACGCAGTTTGAAGCTGCCGCTTTTAGCTGACGATAAACCATTTGTCATTATCATTAAGGCGACTGGATCTGTTGAAGAACCAAGCTTTGAGCTTGCTGGCACTGACGATGCACATAAAATATCCATCATTGAGAGAACAGCGGAAATATTTCGATGGAATGTACCATTAAAAGATATATATGACCATTTTCAGCAAACTGATTTGAATGAAATTTTCCAGCAGCATCTTGGAACACCGATTGTCCTCGATTTTGATCCTTTCGGCTGCCTGTTAAAGTGCATCATTCATCAGCAATTGAATTTATCTTTTGCCCATACCTTAACCGAACGGTTTGTAAAAACGTTTGGTTATGAAATAGACGGTGTCTGGTTTTATCCACAGTCTGAAACAGTCGCGGCATTAACGGTTGAACAGCTTCGGGAGCTTCAATTCAGCGGGCGTAAAGCGGAGTATGTCATTGGAATCGCCCAAGCAGTTGCGAATGGAGAACTGGATATTGACGCTTTAAAGAACGAGAGCGAAGAGGTTATTTTTAACAAGCTGATAAAATTAAAAGGGATCTGCCTATGGACCGTCCAGAACTTTATGATGTTCGGACTGGGCAGACCTAATTTATTCCCGACCGCCGATATTGGGCTGCAGAATGCTTTGAAAAAATTATACCAGCTTGAGGCAAAGCCAACTCTGGCAGAGATGGAGTCCTACGTGGAAGGCTGGAATCCGTATTTAAGCTACGCTTCCCTATATTTATGGAGAAGCATCGAATAA
- a CDS encoding nuclease-related domain-containing protein — protein sequence MFAKEIAPPSIIFILEALLRRLPKEHPKRGIVEEKLYKRRSGYKGELSLKYFLNLPHFKPYIIFHDLRLTYHDQAFQIDFLLISTKFSLILEVKNYSGELFLEKDFDQLFRKRNEKTECFSNPITQAERQHDHLINWLSIYKFNELPIEHLVIISNPSTIINASSGYKKAFEIVCKSDQLINKIRKFEMKYNEDRSDTKILGKLKRLLLTKNTPLEQNILQKFEISPSDIIKGVLCQNCNSAALDIKRNKCICKICGCVENNLYKLAIEDYFLLIKPTITNQELREFLEISSQRSATHILSHLHLPFKGAARDRIYFQN from the coding sequence TTGTTTGCAAAAGAGATAGCGCCGCCAAGTATTATTTTTATCCTGGAAGCATTATTACGCAGGTTGCCGAAAGAACATCCAAAAAGAGGGATAGTTGAAGAAAAATTATATAAAAGAAGATCAGGTTATAAAGGAGAACTAAGTTTAAAATATTTCCTCAATCTCCCTCACTTTAAACCATACATCATATTCCACGATTTAAGACTCACTTACCATGATCAAGCCTTTCAAATCGATTTTCTGCTGATTTCCACAAAATTTTCACTTATTCTAGAAGTGAAAAATTATTCAGGAGAATTATTTTTAGAAAAGGATTTTGATCAACTCTTCAGAAAACGTAATGAAAAAACAGAGTGCTTTTCTAACCCTATTACACAGGCAGAACGACAGCACGACCACCTGATAAACTGGCTGAGTATATATAAATTCAACGAATTACCTATTGAACATCTGGTAATAATCAGTAATCCCTCAACGATTATTAATGCATCTTCGGGTTATAAGAAAGCTTTTGAAATTGTATGTAAATCGGATCAATTGATAAATAAAATTCGAAAATTCGAAATGAAATATAATGAAGATCGATCCGATACGAAAATCCTTGGGAAGTTAAAAAGGCTTTTACTAACGAAGAATACTCCTTTAGAACAAAATATTCTTCAAAAATTTGAGATTAGTCCATCAGACATTATTAAAGGTGTTCTTTGTCAAAATTGCAATTCTGCGGCACTCGATATTAAACGGAACAAATGCATTTGCAAAATATGCGGCTGCGTCGAAAATAATCTTTATAAGCTAGCGATAGAGGATTACTTTTTACTCATTAAACCAACCATAACGAATCAAGAGCTACGCGAATTTCTCGAAATCTCATCTCAACGATCTGCCACTCATATTTTATCCCACTTACACTTACCATTTAAAGGTGCTGCAAGAGATCGCATCTACTTCCAAAACTAA
- the pdaA gene encoding delta-lactam-biosynthetic de-N-acetylase, translating to MKKLFMTIAIMLVIPTAAYGQVTNQPIHWGFKKAANEQPAEAGAQLDQLLEKYGAFYKGPPDKKILYLTFDNGYENGYTNKVLDVLKKEKVPAAFFVTGDYLLSASDQVKRMAKEGHVLGNHSWHHPDLTAVSDERMKQELEKIRTKTEELTGKKEMLYIRPPRGVLSERTLKIAKEQGYTHVMWSLAFVDWNVNQQKGWQYSYDNIMRQVHPGAIILLHSVSKDNADALEKVIKDLKKRGYKFKSLDDFPKK from the coding sequence ATGAAAAAGCTTTTCATGACAATTGCCATTATGCTGGTTATTCCGACGGCTGCTTATGGCCAGGTAACGAACCAGCCCATTCATTGGGGTTTTAAAAAGGCGGCAAATGAACAGCCGGCAGAGGCAGGAGCGCAGCTTGACCAGCTCCTTGAAAAATATGGAGCTTTTTATAAAGGGCCGCCTGATAAAAAAATCCTATATTTGACCTTCGATAATGGCTATGAAAATGGCTATACAAACAAGGTTCTTGATGTTCTGAAAAAGGAAAAAGTACCGGCAGCATTCTTTGTGACGGGCGACTATTTACTTTCTGCTTCTGACCAGGTGAAACGGATGGCTAAAGAAGGACATGTTTTAGGCAATCATTCATGGCACCACCCAGACCTGACAGCCGTAAGCGATGAAAGAATGAAACAGGAATTGGAGAAGATTCGTACAAAAACGGAAGAATTGACAGGAAAAAAAGAAATGCTTTATATTCGTCCACCACGAGGAGTTCTAAGTGAGAGGACGTTAAAAATTGCAAAAGAACAAGGGTATACCCATGTCATGTGGTCGCTTGCATTTGTAGATTGGAATGTGAATCAGCAGAAGGGCTGGCAATATTCTTACGACAATATTATGAGGCAGGTCCATCCAGGAGCTATCATCCTCCTGCATTCCGTTTCTAAGGATAATGCTGATGCTCTTGAAAAAGTAATTAAGGATTTAAAAAAGAGAGGCTATAAATTTAAAAGCCTTGATGATTTTCCCAAAAAATAA